A genomic segment from Takifugu rubripes chromosome 20, fTakRub1.2, whole genome shotgun sequence encodes:
- the trmt13 gene encoding tRNA:m(4)X modification enzyme TRM13 homolog, with the protein MSQTGAPSSNSCGFFVKKKKRFCKMIAASGKIYCGEHATMEEAGSRIVCPLDPKHTVDAEKLSKHLKKCNSRQKPTPVYYVENINSGSSDVDEEVQQVSLSELSWSQVETLLERLKVACTGLQCDVEEQLLSHPVLQDELHNPKNGDSAHKHLKQQSSILGHLESLGLLGRGRCFVEFGAGRGKLSHWIHEALKTPEHLEAQEDLQLLLVERCTTRFKVDGKHQDSSATFERLHVDIEHLDLSKVPLLQRCKLPLVGVGKHLCGAATDLALRCLLEPAGWRDETGASLKRPTNEPTGPAAPGPVLGLAVALCCHHRCEWRHYVGQRFFAQRGLGAAEFSAFCRMSSWATCGLRGSKPDGTGEHEGQEVTGEHEGQEVTGEHEGQEVAEETESVSRFLSAEERLRIGRLCKRLIDSGRLHFLNARGFDGKLNYYVSSQVTLENVLLVASSSSSSPL; encoded by the exons ATGTCCCAAACGGGGGCCCCGTCGTCAAACAGCTGCGGATTCtttgtgaagaaaaagaaacgtTTTTGTAAAATGATCGCTGCAAGTGGGAAAATCTACTGTGGCGAGCACGCGACTATG gaggaagcaggaagtagGATCGTGTGTCCTCTGGACCCCAAACA cACAGTAGATGCTGAAAAACTAAGCAAACACTTGAAGAAATGCAACTCCAGGCAGAAACCCACGCCG gTTTATTATGTGGAGAACATCAACTCGGGGTCGTCTGACGTGGATGAGGAGGTCCAGCAG GTGAGTCTGAGTGAACTCAGCTGGTCACAGGTGGAGACGCTGTTGGAGCGCCTGAAGGTTGCGTGCACAG GATTACAGTGTGATGTGGAAGAGCAGCTCCTGTCCCACCCGGTCCTGCAGGATGAACTCCACAATCCCAAGAATGGAGACTCCGCCCACAAACacctgaagcagcag TCCTCTATCTTAGGTCACTTGGAGTCTTTGGGGCTTCTGGGACGAGGTCGCTGCTTTGTGGAGTTTGGAGCTGGTCGAGGGAAATTATCCCACTGGATTCATGAAGCACTGAAGACCCCCGAGCACCTGGAGGCCCAGgaggacctgcagctgctgctggtggagcgcTGCACAACACGATTCAAG GTAGACGGGAAGCACCAGGACAGCAGCGCTACATTTGAGCGGCTGCATGTGGACATAGAACATCTGGACTTAA GCAAGGTTCCTTTGCTGCAGCGCTGTAAACTGCCCCTGGTTGGTGTTGGGAAGCACCTGTGTGGAGCAGCAACAG ATCTGGCTCTACGCTGTTTGCTGGAACCAGCAGGATGGCGAGACGAGACTGGAGCGAGCCTCAAACGTCCCACGAACGAACCCACcggtcctgcagctcctggtccGGTTCTGGGCCTGGCCGTGGCGCTGTGCTGCCACCATCGCTGCGAGTGGCGCCATTACGTTGGGCAGCGGTTCTTTGCTCAGCGAGGACTCGGAGCCGCAGAGTTTTCAGCATTCTGTCGGATGTCCAGTTGGGCCACGTGTGGACTCAGAGGAAGCAAACCGGACGGAACCGGAGAGCAcgaaggacaggaagtgacaggagAGCAcgaaggacaggaagtgacaggagAGCAcgaaggacaggaagtggcagaggAGACGGAATCTGTGAGCCG CTTCCTGTCGGCTGAGGAGCGCCTGCGGATCGGCCGTCTGTGCAAGCGCCTGATCGACAGCGGCAGACTTCACTTCCTGAACGCCAGAGGCTTCGATGGGAAACTCAACTATTATGTCAGCAGCCAGGTGACCCTGGAGAACGTCCTGCTCGTcgcctcgtcctcgtcctcctcgcccTTGTGA
- the lrrc39 gene encoding leucine-rich repeat-containing protein 39 codes for MVGVAACGTVNSIKALWETRIRKVQEEEKEEARRRKTKGGVTGRLDTSVWEDRLTLAKLKEKLQSEEGRLILRIEQEDWKSLPDCLVQLPHVQEWQIHRTGLQTIPSFISRFQNLLVLDLSRNGISNIPRQIGELPQLKELLLSYNRIQLVPEELGCCQSLERLELAMNRNLDQLPNQLRNLKKLQHLDLSMNNFTRVPDCVVGMPMLEWLDMGGNHLQHLPEDIHRMEKLHTLWLQRNQLETLPENISRMATLDTLVLSSNKLTDIPQLMEDMSNLRFVNFRDNPLTLNVTLVSEKRETLDEEEEDDREMFGREFMLTYIQEARKRSHAVLHMHRVATATAAPVDSIST; via the exons ATGGTGGGCGTGGCAGCGTGCGGGACGGTCAACTCCATAAAAGCTCTGTGGGAGACGAGGATCAGGAAAgtccaggaggaggaaaaagaagaggcgAGGAGGAGAAAGACCAAGGGTGGCGTCACTGGCAG GCTGGACACGAGTGTTTGGGAGGACCGGCTAACTCTGGCCAAGCtcaaagagaagctgcagtcAGAAGAAGGACGTCTCATCCTTCGAATCGAGCAGGAGGACTGGAAG TCTTTGCCGGACTGTCTTGTCCAGCTTCCACATGTCCAGGAGTGGCAGATTCATCGAACCGGCCTGCAAACGATTCCTTCATTTATCTCCAGATTTCAGAACCTCCTGGTTCTTGATCTTTCCCGCAATGGGATCTCAAACATCCCCCGGCAGATTG GGGAGCTGCCTCAgctcaaagagctgctgctgagctaCAACAGGATCCAGCTGGTTCCTGAAGAACTGGGCTGCTGTCAGAGTCTGGAGAGACTGGAGCTGGCCATGAACCGAAACCTCGACCAGCTCCCAAACCAG CTGAGGAACCTGAAGAAACTGCAGCACCTGGATCTGTCCATGAACAACTTCACCCGTGTGCCAGACTGTGTAGTTGGGATGCCGATGCTGGAGTGGCTGGACATGGGTGGAAaccacctgcagcacctcccTGAGGACATCCACAG GATGGAGAAGCTGCACAcgctgtggctgcagaggaacCAACTGGAGACTCTTCCAGAGAACATCAGCAGGATGGCCACTTTGGACACTCTGGTCCTCAGCAGCAACAAACTGACGGACATCCCTCAGCTGATGGAGGACATGTCCAACCTCAG GTTTGTGAATTTCCGGGACAACCCTTTGACCCTGAACGTGACGCTGGTGTCGGAGAAGAGGGAGActctggatgaggaggaggaagatgaccGGGAGATGTTTGGACGGGAGTTCATGCTGACGTACATCCAGGAGGCCAGGAAGAGATCGCACGCCGTCCTCCACATGCACCGCGTCGCCACGGCGACAGCGGCACCTGTTGACAGCATCAGCACGTGA
- the dbt gene encoding lipoamide acyltransferase component of branched-chain alpha-keto acid dehydrogenase complex, mitochondrial isoform X1: MAALTRSSFTVFRRLVTQQYRCQCFWMQHVRCFRPVPSLSVACKRSPKILNSRSLHAAIVNRGPIIQFKLSDIGEGIMEVTVKEWYVKEGDRVSQFDSICEVQSDKASVTITSRYDGVITKLYYDVEATALVGKPLVDIETESSSEVIQEEDVVETPAMAREEHTHQEIKGQKTQATPAVRRLAMENNIKLSEVVGTGKDGRILKEDILNYLAKQTGAILPPAPSPAPTPPPPPATAVSPAAMLQAPPTSPKPVFTGKDVTEPLKGFHKAMVKTMTASLKIPHFGYCDEVDLSRLVALRKDLKPVAEFRGVKLSYMPFFIKAASLGLMHFPILNASVDEACQNITYKASHNIGLAMDTTQGLLVPNVKNVQVLSVLQIAQELNRLQVLGAAGQLGSADLSGGTFTLSNIGSIGGTYAKPVILPPEVAIGALGKIQILPRFDTSGQVVRAHIMNVSWSADHRIIDGATMCRFSNLWKEYLENPACMVLDLK, from the exons ATGGCGGCGCTGACGAGAAGCTCCTTCACTGTGTTTAGGCGACTG GTGACTCAGCAGTATCGCTGTCAGTGTTTCTGGATGCAACATGTCAGATGTTTCCGACCGGTGCCGTCGCTCAGCGTCGCCTGTAAACGAAGCCCGAAGATCCTGAACAGCAGGTCATTGCATGCTGCCATTG TCAATCGAGGACCCATCATCCAGTTCAAGCTGTCGGACATTGGCGAGGGTATCATGGAGGTGACAGTGAAGGAGTG gtatGTAAAGGAGGGTGACCGCGTGTCGCAGTTTGACAGCATTTGTGAAGTCCAGAGTGACAAAGCATCGGTCACCATCACCAGCCGCTATGATGGCGTCATCACAAAACTCTACTATGACGTGGAAGCCACCGCTTTGGTGGGCAAACCGCTCGTGGACATTGAGACAGAGTCCAGTTCAG AGGTCATTCAGGAGGAGGACGTGGTGGAAACTCCCGCCATGGCTCGAGAGGAACACACCCACCAGGAGATCAAAGGCCAAAAGACGCAGGCCACACCTGCTGTCCGCCGCCTGGCCATGGAGAACAAT ATTAAGCTGAGTGAAGTGGTTGGGACGGGGAAGGACGGACGCATCCTGAAGGAGGATATCCTCAACTACCTGGCAAAGCAGACAGGAGCCATCTTACCTCCGGCTCCCAGCCCAGCGCCgaccccgcccccacccccggcCACCGCCGTGAGCCCTGCAGCCATGctccaggctccgcccacatcgCCCAAACCTGTCTTTACTGGCAAAGATGTCACAGAGCCGCTCAAAG GGTTCCACAAGGCCATGGTGAAGACTATGACAGCATCTCTGAAGATCCCTCACTTTGGGTACTGTGATGAAGTGGACCTGTCCCGTCTGGTGGCTCTGAGAAAAGATCTGAAACCCGTTGCTGAGTTTCGGGGGGTCAAGCTGAGTTATATGCCATTTTTTATCAAG gCCGCCTCTCTTGGTTTGATGCACTTTCCCATTCTTAATGCATCTGTGGACGAGGCCTGCCAGAACATCACGTACAAG GCATCCCATAACATTGGTCTGGCGATGGACACCACCCAGGGTCTCCTGGTGCCCAACGTGAAGAATGTGCAGGTGCTCAGTGTGCTCCAGATCGCTCAGGAACTCAACCGTCTGCAGGTGCTCGGGGCTGCTGGACAGCTGGGATCAGCTGACCTGAGTGGAGGAACCTTCACGCTGTCCAACATCGGATCT ATCGGAGGAACATACGCCAAGCCGGTGATTCTTCCTCCTGAAGTTGCTATCGGAGCTCTTGGAAAAATCCAG ATCCTCCCTCGTTTTGACACTAGCGGTCAGGTGGTCCGGGCGCACATCATGAACGTCAGCTGGTCGGCGGACCATCGGATCATTGATGGTGCTACCATGTGTCGCTTCTCCAACCTGTGGAAGGAGTACCTGGAGAACCCAGCCTGTATGGTGCTGGACCTCAAGTAA
- the dbt gene encoding lipoamide acyltransferase component of branched-chain alpha-keto acid dehydrogenase complex, mitochondrial isoform X2, whose amino-acid sequence MQHVRCFRPVPSLSVACKRSPKILNSRSLHAAIVNRGPIIQFKLSDIGEGIMEVTVKEWYVKEGDRVSQFDSICEVQSDKASVTITSRYDGVITKLYYDVEATALVGKPLVDIETESSSEVIQEEDVVETPAMAREEHTHQEIKGQKTQATPAVRRLAMENNIKLSEVVGTGKDGRILKEDILNYLAKQTGAILPPAPSPAPTPPPPPATAVSPAAMLQAPPTSPKPVFTGKDVTEPLKGFHKAMVKTMTASLKIPHFGYCDEVDLSRLVALRKDLKPVAEFRGVKLSYMPFFIKAASLGLMHFPILNASVDEACQNITYKASHNIGLAMDTTQGLLVPNVKNVQVLSVLQIAQELNRLQVLGAAGQLGSADLSGGTFTLSNIGSIGGTYAKPVILPPEVAIGALGKIQILPRFDTSGQVVRAHIMNVSWSADHRIIDGATMCRFSNLWKEYLENPACMVLDLK is encoded by the exons ATGCAACATGTCAGATGTTTCCGACCGGTGCCGTCGCTCAGCGTCGCCTGTAAACGAAGCCCGAAGATCCTGAACAGCAGGTCATTGCATGCTGCCATTG TCAATCGAGGACCCATCATCCAGTTCAAGCTGTCGGACATTGGCGAGGGTATCATGGAGGTGACAGTGAAGGAGTG gtatGTAAAGGAGGGTGACCGCGTGTCGCAGTTTGACAGCATTTGTGAAGTCCAGAGTGACAAAGCATCGGTCACCATCACCAGCCGCTATGATGGCGTCATCACAAAACTCTACTATGACGTGGAAGCCACCGCTTTGGTGGGCAAACCGCTCGTGGACATTGAGACAGAGTCCAGTTCAG AGGTCATTCAGGAGGAGGACGTGGTGGAAACTCCCGCCATGGCTCGAGAGGAACACACCCACCAGGAGATCAAAGGCCAAAAGACGCAGGCCACACCTGCTGTCCGCCGCCTGGCCATGGAGAACAAT ATTAAGCTGAGTGAAGTGGTTGGGACGGGGAAGGACGGACGCATCCTGAAGGAGGATATCCTCAACTACCTGGCAAAGCAGACAGGAGCCATCTTACCTCCGGCTCCCAGCCCAGCGCCgaccccgcccccacccccggcCACCGCCGTGAGCCCTGCAGCCATGctccaggctccgcccacatcgCCCAAACCTGTCTTTACTGGCAAAGATGTCACAGAGCCGCTCAAAG GGTTCCACAAGGCCATGGTGAAGACTATGACAGCATCTCTGAAGATCCCTCACTTTGGGTACTGTGATGAAGTGGACCTGTCCCGTCTGGTGGCTCTGAGAAAAGATCTGAAACCCGTTGCTGAGTTTCGGGGGGTCAAGCTGAGTTATATGCCATTTTTTATCAAG gCCGCCTCTCTTGGTTTGATGCACTTTCCCATTCTTAATGCATCTGTGGACGAGGCCTGCCAGAACATCACGTACAAG GCATCCCATAACATTGGTCTGGCGATGGACACCACCCAGGGTCTCCTGGTGCCCAACGTGAAGAATGTGCAGGTGCTCAGTGTGCTCCAGATCGCTCAGGAACTCAACCGTCTGCAGGTGCTCGGGGCTGCTGGACAGCTGGGATCAGCTGACCTGAGTGGAGGAACCTTCACGCTGTCCAACATCGGATCT ATCGGAGGAACATACGCCAAGCCGGTGATTCTTCCTCCTGAAGTTGCTATCGGAGCTCTTGGAAAAATCCAG ATCCTCCCTCGTTTTGACACTAGCGGTCAGGTGGTCCGGGCGCACATCATGAACGTCAGCTGGTCGGCGGACCATCGGATCATTGATGGTGCTACCATGTGTCGCTTCTCCAACCTGTGGAAGGAGTACCTGGAGAACCCAGCCTGTATGGTGCTGGACCTCAAGTAA
- the rtca gene encoding RNA 3'-terminal phosphate cyclase — protein MDSAAVDIDGSIMEGGGQILRVSAALSCITGSSIKITKIRAGRSSPGLRPQHLSGLQLVSDLCSGNLQGAAIGSSDISLTPGKIRSGNHVADTQTAGSVCLLLQVALPCSVFADASSQLTLKGGTNAEMAPQIDYTVKVFKPIVEKFGVHFDCDIRMRGYYPKGGGEVVVTVNPVKELLPVLMTERGTITKIYGRAFVAGVLPFKLAKDMSAAAVRTIRKEIKELYINIQPLQEKEKARGNGNGIIIIAESSTGCVFAGSALGKKGVYADKTGIEAAEMLLRNIRHNGCVDEFLQDQLIIFMALAKGRSRIRTGAVTLHTQTAIHIAEQLTQAKFTITKCEDEQSSNITFIIECEGSGVTNPNL, from the exons ATGGACTCAGCAGCAGTGGACATAGACGGCAGCATCATGGAGGGA GGCGGACAGATTCTGAGGGTATCTGCGGCGCTCAGTTGCATCACAGGGTCCTCGATCAAAATCACCAAAATCCGAGCCGGCAGAAGCTCCCCGGGGCTCAG ACCGCAGCACCTGAGCGGCCTGCAGCTGGTCTCGGATCTGTGTTCTGGTAATCTGCAGGGAGCTGCCATCGGATCCAGTGACATCAGCCTGACCCCAGGAAAGATCCGCTCAGGAAACCACGTGGCCGACACACAGACGGCAGG gagtgtgtgtttgctgctgcaggtggctcTGCCATGCTCTGTGTTTGCCGACGCCTCATCACAGCTCACGTTGAAGGGAGGAACTAACGCAGAGATGGCCCCTCAGATCGACTACACAGTCAAG gtgtttAAACCCATCGTGGAGAAGTTTGGGGTCCACTTTGACTGTGACATCAGAATGAG GGGTTACTACCCTAAAGGTGGCGGTGAAGTGGTGGTGACGGTGAACCCggtcaaagagctgctgcccGTCCTGATGACGGAGAGAGGAACCATCACTAAAATCTACGGCCGGGCCTTCGTCGCTGGAGTCCTgcctttcaaa TTAGCTAAAGATATGTCAGCTGCTGCGGTCCGAACCATCAGGAAGGAAATCAAAGAGCTTTACATCAACATCCAGCCGctgcaggagaaagagaaggcCCGCGGCAACGGCAACGGCATCAt AATCATCGCTGAATCTTCGACAGGCTGCGTGTTTGCAGGTTCAGCTCTCGGGAAAAAAG gtgtgtatGCAGACAAAACGGGTATTGAAGCTGCTGAGATGTTGCTGAGAAACATCAGACACAACGGTTGTGTGGACGAGTTCCTGCAGGACCAG CTCATCATTTTCATGGCGTTGGCGAAAGGACGGTCTCGGATTCGAACTGGGGCGGTGACGCTGCACACGCAGACGGCCATCCACATCGCAGAACAGCtgactcag GCCAAGTTCACGATAACAAAGTGTGAGgatgagcagagcagcaacattaCCTTCATCATCGAGTGTGAAGGATCAGgtgtcactaaccctaacctgtga